From Salvia splendens isolate huo1 chromosome 3, SspV2, whole genome shotgun sequence, a single genomic window includes:
- the LOC121793625 gene encoding AT-hook motif nuclear-localized protein 1-like: MMEESQEGLNGADVTVKGDEAPESYRVELRVESSDPAGGSTAPPTEGKKKRGRPRKYAAADGSILALSPMPISASIPFNGDYSERPLNSSMKKHKLEFSSPGGELACSAGGSFTPHVITVNAGEDINMKIISFSQQVSRAICILAANGAISNVTLRQSNSSGGTLTYEGCFEILSLAGSFIVSDNGLTKSRSGGMSVSLVGPDGRVFGGGLAGMIVAAGPVQVVIGSFVSGNQVEQKPMKPKYEHTISFGAVPSNPVSEERYEAAYNRARPNLTSSASYPSNNLPSVHSEHNAEDSRVQSHEIAC, encoded by the exons ATGATGGAGGAATCACAAGAAGGGTTGAATGGTGCTGATGTCACCGTGAAAGGTGATGAAGCTCCCGAGAGCTACAGGGTGGAGCTGAGAGTTGAAAGCTCCGACCCAGCTGGAGGATCAACCGCTCCTCCCACggaagggaagaagaagaggggaCGGCCGAGAAAGTATGCAGCGGCGGATGGCTCGATCTTGGCATTGTCTCCTATGCCCATATCGGCCTCCATTCCGTTTAACGGCGACTATTCGGAACGACCCCTCAACTCTTCAATGAAAAAACATAAATTGGAATTTTCAAGTCCAG GGGGCGAGCTGGCATGCTCCGCAGGGGGAAGTTTTACACCTCATGTGATTACTGTTAATGCTGGCGAG GATATTAATATGAAGATAATATCATTTTCCCAACAAGTATCTAGAGCAATTTGCATCCTGGCTGCAAATGGTGCCATCTCAAATGTTACATTGCGTCAATCAAATTCTTCTGGTGGTACTTTAACGTACGAG GGGTGTTTTGAGATACTTTCTCTAGCAGGATCTTTCATTGTAAGCGATAACGGATTGACAAAAAGCAGATCAGGAGGGATGAGTGTCTCTCTAGTGGGCCCCGATGGTCGTGTATTTGGAGGAGGACTTGCTGGGATGATAGTAGCAGCTGGCCCTGTTCAG GTTGTTATCGGCAGCTTTGTTTCTGGAAATCAGGTGGAGCAAAAGCCTATGAAGCCAAAATACGAGCACACAATTTCATTTGGCGCCGTCCCTTCTAACCCGGTCTCTGAAGAAAGATATGAAGCAGCCTACAATAGAGCAAGGCCAAATCTCACCTCCTCTGCTTCATATCCCAGCAACAACTTGCCTTCTGTACACTCTGAACATAATGCTGAGGATTCTAGAGTGCAAAGCCATGAAATAGCGTGCTGA